The Acropora muricata isolate sample 2 chromosome 4, ASM3666990v1, whole genome shotgun sequence genome contains the following window.
AACACTGAACTTTAGCCTTTGAAGCCTAGTTTTCGCTTATTTCTCCAGCAAACCCAACCAATAATTAAAGCAACCAATACTTACCGGTTCTTTCTCTTGAGGTAATGATCAACAAACAACGGCAACTCAAGGTTCAAGTTGAATGTGACCGGAAGCCATTCAGGGCCCCTTCTGAGTAAATCATCTCCTTTGTTGCTCTCAGAAGGAGCTGCACTCTGACAGACCGCCGCCAAGAGGTCTTTGCACGTGAGACAGCTCTCGTTTGGAAACTGGTTGATAAATTTACCATTTTCTTGCAGTGATCTGAAATATAATGCGCCCAGCTTAATGCAACATTTCCGCGGCTATcgtcaattttcttttcttttttttttttttttttttgacaagaTGATGGATTGCAAACCCGGATAATTAAGAGATGGGACAATCTGTATAGCGCCTCTGAAATGAAAGAACAAAATTTGACTTCTTATCACACAAACTACTATTTACAAGAGAACTGCTTAAACCAATCAGACTGTTTTCTGATCAGATTTTAGTTACGAAAATTGTATTGTGAGTTACCTATTCTCCCTTTgttatcatgaaaaaaaaaaaaaaaaaaagaaaaagaaaacacttgCATCAGGCTATGTAAGGAAGTCCATGAAAGACcaaaaaataacattattttattttcagtctttatataataataatttattatattagCATGTGATTCTTTCAATTGATTAGGCTTGATGTTCTTGCATGGTATTTTGCTatcaggggcggatccaggatatTGAGAAAGAGGGGGCCGGTCACTGAAATTGGTATAGTGGTGCAATTTTGAAATTGAGACCATCAGAGATGcgatttccagcattttgaggatcttttttttgaatttcttaaacAAAAATTATGTTCTTTGAATACGATGTCTGGATAAAATCAACTATTTCAATCATCCAAGGGATTGATACAATGCATTCTGCGCTGACTGGCGAAAATGTTTACAATCACAGAGTAGTCCAAGGATATATTCTTGTGTATAAATAGCAGAAGCAATGCATTTAAGCTATCCTCTGCCATTGTACTGCGATAGACATTCTTCACGAAATGCAGCGAGGAGTTGCTACGTTCCACTGTAGCACTTGTTACTGGCGTTATTGAAAGCAAACGTAGAATTGTGTGCACGTTGGGGAAGAGTCTTTCACTgcattttttttagcatttatgAATCTACGTcatcttttaaaaattaaaaaaaaaatgtattcaacAAAAGGGGGGGGCCATGGCCCCCTCAGCCCACCCCTAAATCTGCCCCTGGTTATGTTATAGTGCACATTGTCATGAAGTCTAGTTTTTCAACCTTTTCATGGATGGGTAACATATACAAGGATCAACAAACCTGAAATCTTTAAAATGGCCTTGAAGCCACAGTATGTCAGCATCTTCTTCGTTATCGACCAAAACAAACCTTGGATGTGTAAGGAAATCTTTTACTTGCACAATATCAGTGTAAACATGGTAAATTTTCTCGTTGTCATTTTAAACTGGGCCAATTGCTTGGTGTGTGTTATCCACAGGGTGTCTCTCACCTTGAACATCCTAAGacaaaaagacagaaaaagcaaagcaaatgtAGCATAGTGCATCATTAAAAGGCAGAATTATTCATAAATAAATTTTTATACAAATGGAAAATTTCATTAGATAATAGAATTGAATAGCTGTTAAtgcagttgagcctgcaggaaAACCTTTTCCTTAAGGCTGCATGCAGGAGGTATGTCATTGGAGAAAGCTTCATATGCCGTGTACACTATATTTATTCCCTCTTCCTGTGGTATATTTGTGCACAGGCTCATTACAACCACTGAGACAAGGATAACTCCTTTAGggagtttttattttttctactAAGTCAATGAAGTCCGAAAGAAAATCTAAGCAGGCATTTGCACAAAATCAAATGAACAGAATAGCCACTTCAGTATTCTATTGATATTTGACAAGGTCTTGTGGACTTGTGGTATATGGTGCTTTCTTGTGATATTGCggcatttgttgttgtttttttttgtggtccCCCTCATGCCAGtacttttcaaatatttcacaaTCAAAACAAATAACACACCTTCAAATGAATTTCCCTAAGTTGACTTCTTGCAGATTCCATAGTTGTCTCAGTTGACAGTTGTTTAATCCATTCTTCATCAGTTAATTTGTCAGGAAACCAAGGTAATAAACAACAATCTCTTACAAGAGGATCTTCAACTCCTTTCACATAATTTCGGGTAGCTTCCTCTGTATCCAAACAAAAACTATTATTTATTAAGAAGTATTAGTTATAACACAATAATCATTGCCTGGGTGATGGGTTGATGTTTTGCGAGTGCCCTAGGTGTCATTGCTTGGTTTCAAAGCAGAtttagttttattattattattattaccaccACCTTCATTCAACAGTTTTTTTCCCGTTTAGGTACTGTATGTATGAACTCAATTTATAGCTGTCTGCACATATGGTCAAACCCTTGTTATCTTAATTGCTACATTTGCAAGCTACATAATGAGGAAtgattgtgatgatgatgatgacaataatgaTGAAAAACATTGATATGACACTCTTTTAGAAGTACAATCTGTGCAAATTTTATTGAGCCATGGGTAACATATTCATAACATTCTTGCAAATCCTTTCCAAAGCTCTTAAATGAGGAAATAGAGATAACTTCATGGAAAGCCCACGCATATGGGATTTTCACACAAGTTGGTGAAGTGCCTGAAATtgaacgagtgagatttctgatcCTTCACCAACAAGTGTGAAAATCCCATACAAAGTGCTTTCCAtgttgtaatttgtttattttatacatactgagattcaGCCATACTCAAAAAAATATACCCTAGTTGTTGATAAGTTTGAATCCCGAACAACTCGAGTacattgaaaatattatattaTCTTGTCAAAGCTGCCCGACAAAGCTACCTGCAATGACCGCCTAAACACAATTCGCTTAAACCATGGTTTGTGTTTGGACGAAATGATTTTTTCACTGGTAAGAAACTCATTTCGCCTCTCATTGGATAAAGTAAAATCCAAAACGCCTTTTCAcgcagcaaaatttgatgcgaaaatctcagtatatatataaaataaatcaaaattgtcTTCATTGTTCTTATCCAAACCTCCATATGCCATGTCTCTCAAAGGCCACATGATTGAAAAGGAAACACCAAGTGGAACATAGAACAACATGGCCACAGCAAAGGAAGGATCATCTGAGTGCTTAATGCAAGATCCAAATTCATCCATAATGTACCACAGTGGAGTATGCTCTTCATCACCACTGGTGCTTCTATCATGGTTTTCATTCCTTGTAATTCCCTTAAAAAGATGCACACAAAACTTTCTATGAAAGccacaaacaaaagaaactggttttgtttgtttgggtAAGGGGGTTGTACTACTTAGACAAGCTAAATACCTTAAAACCGAAAGCCACCATTACATATAATCGAGAACTTCTGCTTAACATACTGTACTTCAAACGGATCAAGTCACCAACTACCGATAATTTAAAATgatatgatgaaatatttcactTCCAAAACAACAATATATTGTGTACTTACAGCCGCTACTACCTTCAAGTGGTAATTCTGGTTGAAACtacagggaaaaaaaattaatcataaaaaagtgaaaaccagaaaaaataattactataataattaatttaaagtGCATAATTTATGAGGTTCAAATTGATGAAGAACgctctttatttttattttcatagcattcttggttgctgagttattcaagattttgatttaaagTGGctgaagataataattatttaggatAGGTTAAACTCAAGCCAGTGCTGTCAGTGGAGGTTTGTGGCAGCCATGCGTGGGAGCTTTGCATTTATAGATGTTGTTGCAGGGCTTTGTATTGTGTAATCTTGGTAGGTATGTGGGTTGGTAAGTATTTTCGCTGAtttatcagtgtgacggtgtCAGGTAGTTGCAGCTctcagggttgccatggatacatGCATGCTTGGCTTGCATCACGCACGGCTCCACCTACACCAGGCAgcttcccaagctcatctattggcgattGTTGTAATGCCAGCAGTAAGTGCCAATAAGGACCACAAGTAATCTGCATGACAATAAACTATCTGCTCACCATGCTTTCAAAACAGCAATTTAACTATGCGAATATGAAGTTATAGTGCTGTGTTCAGAAGTATGATAGTGATATCCTAATAAAAGATACCTCACTTATAGCTTTTCAACAGTCAAGTCACGGTACAGTAATTAACAACACCAACCTCCACATTTTATCAAATATCTTTTCAGTAAGCTCTTCTCGACTTGTTTCAGAGACATCttcatctaaaaaaaaaaataataaaaaacttaCCACTTAATACCTAGTTTATTTTGTTAAGTAATAAAAGACAAGCCTTTTAAAAGTCCCTTTCATATGGGTGTTTCTTTACTTCACTAACTCATTTGGTTCAGAGCCTGCTGCACAAAGTTTGATCCCATTTATGATAATGATACCCATAATATCAGTACATAACAACTTCAAAGATAGACTATAATGTAGCATTACCAGTACTTGCTAGTCCCATGAGCAAAGCCATTCTATCTGCTAGACCAGGAATTGTTTTGAGCTGCTCGCGTGCATAATTTACTTCATATGTCCATGCATGATCAATTAAAAACACACTGCCAAGAGAACAGCAAAAAAATAATGCTCACCAAAGATGAAATAAAAGTATGCTAATGGTGAGTGGGTATTGCAAGAAAACTAGTAAACAATAAAAATCACCCCCTCCTTTTCCGCCAAGGATTTGAAATTAGACCAAAACTCTTAAATATGACAGTGAGGGAAAACAACTACTCCAATAATACcttgatgatctttttcaatcaaggtatgctactcctgggttcaaaccattttcttatttactcCAGTAATGTCACTCATCAGGGAAAGATTGGAATTTCCAATATCCAAAGACAATGAGCCATGCTGATTTCTTTTAAAGCCACTTCACGCTCATCGTATATGTGAGAGACGTAACACTCACCAGTTTGGATCAGAGGTCTCTATTCCTTCTTCTCTTGTCACAAAAACCCTTAAATCTCCATCTTCGCTGCGAGCCAAAGTGAAGTATGACCCAGCATCATACGTCTGCAGTGGGGAATCAGGAATAATTACATCATTACTATTCATCAGTCCATAGTAGAAAATGATTGTTTTAAAGTCACAATGAGTAAGGTCAGGGATCCAGGGTTAGAACTGACTTTGCAGGGTGCGTTACAAAGTCCCACGTGGTTTCAAGATAATTTCTCAAAATAATTCCCCTCAAATTGCAAGCAACAGTAATAACGAACAAATTTACCTCGTTCTTCAACTTAGCATGTAATGTTCTCCAAAAGTACTGAGGTATCTGTGTTGCTGTCAATTGACCTTGATGCATGGACACAAATTGTCTATActcgtccgccattttgctGGACAACCCTGGACAGTTTacggtcgtttcgatacaaagtcgtttcgatacaagtaCATTCGATACAAATTGATGTCGTTTCGAGAGATATGATCGAAGTCGATTCAAAATGCAatatggatcgaaatgcaccaatgacaatccctgaacttggcctcttggactttctTGGTTTCTAAGAGGACCGCCAGTGTAAAATGTACTAGAGTAACACTTacttaggcttttccgcgtttatattgaaagtattacaatgtcttcacaagtGCCGCCgcaaaagaaatccaaactAGATAACGGacaattttgtttgtacagGGAATGCACATGCATGGATGTCATTTGCTTTGTGCACCAGcacgtaccatatggaaaaacgcAAGACTTAAATGGCTATGAACCATAAATACAAGTGTTTCTGTAAGAGCGCATCCACAATCGTTAAATGTGCACCACCGCAAAACACACTTGAACgaaccacatggaggaaataactagaatgctgttgtgtATCCAATTATTTATCGagttgagtggacgaaagggtgctgtcacgtatggtctaggggtcGACATTtgtctccctccctccctccctgcctggcgacaggtatctgaaacttggctccaaaagtgACCTCCGAGCCgcaatctcggggagcatcgttcggtacgacgctctggcaccacgtccagaggtactgttgctttttTGTTGGCTCATGCGCAGCTcccctagaactgaagttcttaaCATATccatagggtcgactaaatacaacacgccgctGATGCCAATTACcggggcgagtttcttcaacaagtcgataagaatttcagttagctgttgagatcttgcttgaggtgttgaaacaagtagggaacactttCATCGTGGTTAAAACCATGtactagtgacacagagcctggtgtagtcgaagaaacaatccgaacAATTCGGAAATGAAAATGGTTTGGAGCCATCCACAACAATTgctggcaaactggaaacgacacaactcagccctccagatcaagtctttgtaaacgtatcagatagtccataccagccgaaaaatttcaaagaccttCGGGAGTAATAAGAAtccaacaaaaagatcatttcaaacTGTATGGTTTGAACGATTTAAGTGGTTTCATCATGACAAGAGAAGAGATGCGGCttgttgccatacttgcttgaaagcacttTAGAGCGGAATGCTAACTTCATCTAATGCAGACCCAGCGTTCAcgaaaaatggattttctaactggaaaaatgcaatggagaaaaaaaaagcatttcaaagGCACAAATCGTCTAATTCACATATGGAGGCAGTTGCAAGACATGTCACGGCACCAGCAACAGTaaataacagttattcttcgaggacgcgccggatatgagcggatatatataaccaacgaggccgtaggccgagttgattattatcagctcatatccggcaagtccgagaagaataactgttttagtaaattttcaagcaattctcttgattttttcgggtgaaacctcctcaaatcgtgacattttctttaccgaagacgccgcgataaaattttttccgacctccaaaatttcagcacaagaaattcgccatcagtttttccttatttggtcaaacttaacgataatggctcatatcatgggcttagggaaccaatcagaaagctggaaaatcattatcctgagctaaaaatttactaataggtGATATTGGTAATTTGCTATCTGAACGACATGCATTGATTAGAAAAAAAGTTCCTGATACTTTTGCGCAGATTATTGAGGTGCGCATTATCAGCAAAAAATGCTGATTGGGTTAAAAACGCCGTTTGCGTTGCGCCATTCACATTgtgttggtggttttggcgGTTCGTCTACAATCACAATCACATCTTTGCCCATTTCGGAAGTGACAATTTGTTTAAGGTGGCTTTAGAAATTGGctctatatattttttttggcgCCTGAGGAATAGGTTCGAATGGCGCGAGCGAGCGCgcgagtattaaaaaaaaaacaacaacttctactgatgacgtcactaagagtgatctaaaaacgcaCATATTGCGCGCTttccagacggtgaatttttcgacaattggcacatggataggctttttctttctctcgctgttagGAAAAAGTCATCAAATTTCACACGTACATTATTGTATTACGcgtcaaaaaagaaaattgcgaattcctccgaaatttatgtacagattttcttgtagcttcgTTAGTTGGAACTGcttggatgtttactctgtttcccccAAAACCAAGTAAATTCAccgtgtagaaacctagaaacaccgtcTACAAGTCAGGTAGAAAAGCATTTCTATCAGTAGTTCTCAGAGCAACAACATTAACGTTCTGAAAGAGTGATCGATATGTAGTTTGACACTGTcggtttttattattgaccttcaACCGAGTGCTTTGTGATTTGCCaacatttgccaacggaaaaAAATAGTTATGCACatgtgatattcaaacctttgaaaatagtatatagagccaccttataGGAGTGAATGTGAATTGACATCTGCATTAAGTTgcaggttcgagttatcgaggaTCAATTTGTGCCACGGGAGCCAAAATTGGTTCGAGTCATTGAGAGTGTTGAGAAATCGTGGGTACGAGAAATTGGGGGTGAAATTATAGAGTTTGAATGAAGCAAATTcaatgaaaacgaggtttggttcgagatatcgggaggttcgagaaatcggaATTCCACTGTATTCATGTCGCTCAACTTGTTGTTTAGACTTACTACTCGAAATGGTGCGATCATAAACAAAAATTCGCAAACAtggtttttaattaattttaatgttaatgatttttgcagtttttgtccAGCCCCTCAAAAGAATCTCGTATTGAAAGTGTTTTCAGAGGGTCCCCAATAGGGTTCTTCAATCCCGCCATCccgaccggaattttccctCCGTCAATCCCGTAATCCCGACAGTTTCTACCGGCTAATCCCGATCCCGATCATATTTTCCAAAATCCTTACCTCAACAAAAACGATCCTTAAAATTCCGTTCCAGATTCCCTCACAGCAGACCCAGCAGACCCAAGCACTGACTATTAGGTTCAATTAGCTGTATCTCTCTGGCTAAAACGATTTACATGACTAGTTTTAAACGAGTTGCGTCAGTCAATCAGTCATTTTTATGGTCtgttattccttcttttttttttttcttttttgctttttcttgaTTTGCCTCTTTTGTTCGATAACGCCTGCCTTCCGTATCACTTCGATCCCTGACAAACGTGTCTCTCGGAGATAATAGCGATCAAAGAAGAGCATAAGGTACATATCACGACGTGCCACTGCAAATtcactgttcactacacatatgaccacatatggcaagtcaccgtcaatcgcaactcagaagacactttgctcattcacaattttcagccatggcaacgattatcttctcaaaaagagtagggaatGTTATCCCCGGAGTTGTAGTCTGACGTAATCAATTAATTAGGAAATTCTCTGAGACACAATCAAAGGCACGCCAATACACATATATAATGCAGCCAAACTGTTGCGaatcttaaatgaaaattaattatcttctctttctttccGTGAGAAGTTTGACTGCAATAGTCAGATTAGATAATGCAAAAACgatcaatattttaaaatcgaGCCAATATATGTTCAAAActagagcgcacgcgcaattgtggatataaacaccatttgcatgtaccacatgagagaaacttctagaaagctgtgctatatatttagaaattgttacTAGTTATGAaatgagttgagtggatgaaagggatctgtcacatatggtctaggggccgacttatctctccctcaatgcctgtcggtgacgactggtatctgaaccttaactcacaaaagcgacctccgggccgaaatctcggggagcatcgtttggtacgacgctctggcgccacgtccagaggtactgttgtcttgttATTCTGctcgcgcatgcgcagttttccTAAGCCagaagttcctaccatattaATGGGAAGAAGTACCTGCGTAGGGTCAACTATGTTATTCTGttcgcgcatgcgcagttttccTAAGCCagaagttcctaccatattaATGGGAAGAAGAACCTGCGTAGGGTCAACTAAAAACCTAACCCCAATGATGAAATTTACTCGTGCCGCTTGACTCCAAATTGTCTATGCAACAGTAGTTTGAAActtggaattggaaataacactgatcactgctcttccaaaagctgCTTGCTCAATCCTCTTCCATTGTTACCTTTACAACATCAAACTTATCCATCTGGTAAAAAGGAGAGCCGTCTTAATACACATAATTAATTGATGACAAGCGGCTACTCGGTGTCGAGAAAGGTGTCATTCCCCTGAATTAGTCCTCTCTTCTCACTGCTTCCTCCTTCGACGTCTCTCCCCCGCCTGGGCGTGGAGGTTCTCCTTGCAGGTCTGCGCACCCTCAAACACGGTGCATCTTTACCCCACCCGACTTCTTGCGTCCTCTTCCCAAAGGGTCCCCAATAGCGTTCTTCAATCccgaccggaattttccctcactgttcactacacatatgaccacatatgacaagtcaccgtcaatcgcaactcagaagacagttTGCTTATTCACAATTTTCGGTTATCTGGAAATCCCATAAAACCGAGTACAATTTTGCTTAACTGATACTGAAGCATATACTCTTTTCGACCCCAGTTTAACCAATGCTGCATGAACTTACAAGGCTAACTGTTTCCCTGACGCACTTTAATGTCTTCTCCTTCCGTGGGAGTTGTGCCCGAAATTTCTCCTTACGAACAAACGAATTTCCGCTCTTCCCTTTCTCATAAAACAAAGCTACGCAGCTAATAACATCGACAACATCATCGTCGATGTTAATCGACATCGCTAGGGCGCGTTAAACTACGCAAACGATAACTTAGCTTGTCTCCCTCTCGTCGGATATCCCACGCGCACCGATCAGGATCTTTATAAACTTGACACTAGAAATATCACGGTCAACTAATAACAAAGGTCGCAAAGATATTGTGAAATTGGATTCTTATTACGGCTAAGGTTCACGAAAATAGATCACAGATCACTATAAGGGTCACAGAGCAGTGAGATAGCCGGGTCGTAAAAAACATGGATGTCGACTCATTGTTCGGCTATTTCCGACCTTAATTAATAAGATGAGCTAAGATGACAGcttgattttctttgcataTTTCAGTCTCTGGAATTCCCGAATCTCGGTTTCTTTAAAGCGACATTTCCCGATTCCCGCTTGTTAAAATCGCCAAATGCCGTGTCCCGGCCATAATCACAATCCCGAATCTCGTCCTCCCTTTCCTTCAAAATCCCGAATCCCGGCCTTGAAATAAGCCAAATCCCGGATCCTGAAAAACCTATTGGGGGCCCTCTTTTCATAACTGTGGGAGCTTGGAAGCATCTTCATTGGCTTATCGGGATTTCAATTTTTGTGCCGGTGGGACCACTAAACAGTTGAGAACATAAAGGTTGAGTTGAAACGTATCGACTTTGTACGTGTATCGAATCGACTTCGatgatgtctcgaaacgacttcaatttgtatcgagTCGACTTGTATGGAAACGACTGTATCGCAATGACAGAACTCCTACTGGACATTGGAGGACCGACAAGGACGTGGATCTAGAGAGCATGGGTTCTGGTTGACAAACATTATATTTGTTTGGTCCTTTgtcgaacaaaacaaaacaaaaacaaaaacaaagtaaaacaaaataaacccAGAAATATAAGAAAGACCGAGATGGCTTTATTTGCAAACCTTAACCCTCATCCCCATAGTCAAGGCGGAACTGACCTCACGTGTAACGTTATCCCGTGAGATCTGAGATGATAGACCGTGAAATAGTTACCAGATTCCTCGTGCGTTGTGGCTCTGTTTCTTCCACTTGAACACGCGACTTTTTCTAAATGGCTTCTGTGCACACAGAAACTGAGACCTCGATGGCAGAAAAATCAGTCGGTCcagcaaaactgaaaaagaatcGCGCTATCGCGCAGATCTTTGAAAGTTTAGAGTATGGTCCAGCACCAGAGGCTGCAAACAGCGTGAACTCATGGCTGCAAGAACATGGAAGAGACTTTGGACATTTTGTGAACGGCAAATGGCTGAAACCAAAGGGAAGGGAAATTTATGAAACAAAAAATCCAGCTACAGGTCGGCTAATGTTTTGTTGTTATATCGTATTTTATTTTGCTATTGAGAGTTCATCAAAATGAGTCGATAGTCCCTGAACTCCAATTGAATGATTTACTGTGGCTTCCCCTTCCACAGTTAAGGGGGAGTGCTGATAAAACATGGGACCAGggtaaaactattttttttttgttgaggcttaactgcagaatactcTGCCGCttcttttcaattctttgaaTAGGGATAGCATTCTTTGTGTTGTGACCCGTTCTTCAAAACTCACTAACGAGTGGAAACAGTAGTGGCAGAGTATTTAACAGTTAAACATTTTTTTAGCCCCTGGATTGCCTTGGAACAAAAGAGAACACTGTCATTTTGCTTGTAAAATGTTCTCTTCTATGAGGCAAATGGCACaaaagaatgaaatgaaatcaGTATGTGTGTTGCTACAATGATCCTTCTAGTGTGCCCCATTCCTTCTTCTGCAAGTGCCTATTTCCATCTATGAATGAAAGGGACCTGCATTTGGCCTTTGTGCTTTTAGAATAGTGCTAATAATCTCTTCATGTTTATTACATTGCTCTGCTTGCCAAGCAGGGGTTTTAATGGTTCATACTGTGATACTTAGAAGAGAGCTACTGAAAACGTTTAATTGTTTCATTGCGAACCCAATCAAGGCTGAGTGCATCTCCAGGGTCAGTTTCCAGTCCTAATCTTTGATgacatataataataaaacttaGGCTAAAATGGGCAAATTCCTTTCATGTCTGCTATCCCTTAAATGTACAACCTTCAGGGTACGAGATTAAGAAAACTGATCATCGCACCAGGTAAAATAATTTAATCATTTTAACTTGGATTTCATTTTGAGCAACAGTATCATATTCTTCCTCTTCCTAAAAAGTTTTCTTGAGAAAAAGGGTGATCTTTTCCTCCATTTCTTGCATATGCCTTTTCTTGGTGGGCTACAGGAGAGACACTGGCGTCTACATTGCAAGGAGAGCAGGAGGACATAGATAATGCAGTTTCTGcagcaagagaagcatttaaatcATGGAGTAAACTCCCTGGCCATGTACGAGCGCGCTATTTGTACAGTATAGCTCGGCATGTTCAAAAGCATGCTCGTCTAATTGCTGTGCTTGAAAGTATGGACAATGGCAAGCCAATCAGAGAAAGTCGAGATGCTGATGTACAGATTGTTGTGAGACACTTGTATCACCATGCTGGTTGGGCACAACTGATGGATACTGAAATGAGAGgtaaatattattagtataaatttactcgtagtctatcgtgaatccgtgaatctgattggctatattactcgtagactatctgctgatagtctacagttgtgaatagccaatgaaaatcggctattttgaacacgtgtgGCCtatttcacacctcagtgcacctCATgcacagtgtttgaaacctttaaattgccgatgtaaacacaataaaacatt
Protein-coding sequences here:
- the LOC136914046 gene encoding LOW QUALITY PROTEIN: tubulin--tyrosine ligase-like protein 12 (The sequence of the model RefSeq protein was modified relative to this genomic sequence to represent the inferred CDS: substituted 1 base at 1 genomic stop codon) yields the protein MADEYRQFVSMHQGQLTATQIPQYFWRTLHAKLKNETYDAGSYFTLARSEDGDLRVFVTREEGIETSDPNCVFLIDHAWTYEVNYAREQLKTIPGLADRMALLMGLASTDEDVSETSREELTEKIFDKMWSFNQNYHLKVVAAGITRNENHDRSTSGDEEHTPLWYIMDEFGSCIKHSDDPSFAVAMLFYVPLGVSFSIMWPLRDMAYGEEATRNYVKGVEDPLVRDCCLLPWFPDKLTDEEWIKQLSTETTMESARSQLREIHLKDVQGERHPVDNTHQAIGPVXNDNEKIYHVYTDIVQVKDFLTHPRFVLVDNEEDADILWLQGHFKDFRSLQENGKFINQFPNESCLTCKDLLAAVCQSAAPSESNKGDDLLRRGPEWLPVTFNLNLELPLFVDHYLKRKNRGLDNHWICKPWNLARAIDSHVTSNLNCILRLRETGPKVVCKYIEKPVLFDREGIGRVKFDVRYLVLISSAKPLVIHVDKVFWLRFANQPFSLDSFDVYSKHFTVMNYKDSENLKTMHPDEFIALFEKQYPNHRWSDVEVKIFKMLQGVFEAAISDSSPKTLIPCTQSRAFYAVDLMLKWAEDGTDEIVPQVLEMNFGPDCERACRYHPNFFNFIFSLLFLGDANGWPVERIT